The Opitutus sp. ER46 genome contains a region encoding:
- a CDS encoding efflux RND transporter periplasmic adaptor subunit, with the protein MGQRSKLPSPVRFASRAILVLALLAGLGWGGRVVWRQISPGLFGNKRAERIPTARVKSATIAEEIVTVGRVRAVFSTELRSEINGRIVKIPGVDGQRVARNEELLKLDQQDIVTQLQEAERNIEAGRLRAQKARSDFTRTSELRKQGLVTTKDFDDSRTALSLAENDSAIYDARAANLRDKLTKTVIRAPHEGTLLLRDLTEGQVITGVGAQNGGSILGEVADLTSLMVRTNVNEIDVARLKVGAPANVRIDPLRNLMLSGTVRRIATSATESPIDRTRVFPVDVVLDTVDPRLRPGMSATVTFTLSRVDGTPSIPLSAVFTTAESVRYVFVRTPTGFTARPVDIGIADLRRVQVLDGLALDDEVALTRPLDFDGEIPAVGPGGATTAGTPTRKANARRGGS; encoded by the coding sequence ATGGGTCAGCGGTCCAAGCTTCCTTCCCCGGTTCGTTTTGCGTCTCGGGCCATCCTCGTTCTCGCCCTTCTCGCCGGCCTCGGCTGGGGCGGCCGCGTCGTGTGGCGCCAGATCAGCCCGGGGCTTTTCGGCAACAAACGCGCCGAGCGCATCCCCACCGCCCGCGTGAAATCCGCCACCATCGCCGAGGAAATCGTCACCGTCGGGCGTGTCCGTGCCGTGTTTTCGACGGAACTGCGGTCCGAGATCAACGGCCGGATCGTCAAGATCCCCGGCGTCGACGGCCAGCGCGTCGCGCGCAACGAGGAACTGCTCAAGCTCGACCAGCAGGACATCGTGACGCAGCTCCAGGAGGCCGAGCGCAACATTGAGGCGGGCCGGCTGCGGGCCCAGAAGGCACGCAGCGACTTCACCCGGACCAGCGAACTGCGGAAGCAGGGCCTCGTCACGACCAAGGACTTCGACGACAGCCGCACCGCCCTCTCGCTCGCGGAGAACGACTCCGCCATCTACGACGCGCGCGCGGCCAACCTGCGCGACAAGCTCACCAAGACTGTGATTCGCGCGCCCCACGAGGGCACCCTGCTCCTGCGCGACCTCACCGAGGGTCAGGTCATCACCGGTGTCGGCGCCCAGAACGGCGGCTCCATCCTGGGCGAGGTGGCCGATCTCACCTCGCTCATGGTCCGCACCAACGTGAATGAGATCGACGTCGCCCGCCTCAAGGTCGGCGCCCCCGCCAATGTCCGCATCGATCCGCTCCGCAACCTGATGCTCAGCGGCACGGTGCGGCGCATCGCCACCAGCGCCACCGAGAGCCCCATCGACCGCACGCGCGTGTTCCCCGTCGACGTCGTCCTCGACACAGTCGACCCACGGCTCCGCCCGGGCATGTCCGCGACCGTGACGTTCACGCTCTCCCGCGTCGACGGCACGCCCTCGATTCCACTCTCCGCCGTGTTCACGACCGCCGAATCCGTGCGCTATGTGTTCGTGCGCACGCCGACCGGGTTCACCGCCCGTCCGGTCGACATCGGGATCGCCGACCTCCGGCGCGTCCAGGTGCTCGACGGCCTGGCGCTCGACGACGAGGTCGCTCTGACCCGGCCGCTCGATTTTGACGGCGAGATTCCCGCGGTCGGTCCGGGGGGCGCCACCACCGCCGGCACCCCGACGCGAAAAGCCAACGCCCGCCGCGGCGGCAGCTGA